The Motacilla alba alba isolate MOTALB_02 chromosome 14, Motacilla_alba_V1.0_pri, whole genome shotgun sequence genome includes a region encoding these proteins:
- the RBBP6 gene encoding E3 ubiquitin-protein ligase RBBP6 isoform X1, with translation MSCVHYKFSSKLNYDTVTFDGLHISLSDLKRQIMGREKLKAADCDLQITNAQTKEEYTDDSALIPKNSSVIVRRIPIGGVKATSKTYVMTPKSHKILETTFRSRSEPVSGTSKAIDDSSASISLAQLTKTANLAEANASEEDKIKAMMTQSGHEYDPVNYMKKPVGPPPPSYTCFRCGKPGHYIKNCPTNGDKNFESVPRIKKSTGIPRSFMMEVKDPNTKGAMLTNTGKYAIPTIDAEAYAIGKKEKPPFLPEEPSSSSEEDDPIPDELLCLICKDIMTDAVVIPCCGNSYCDECIRTALLESEEHTCPTCHQTDVSPDALIANKFLRQAVNNFKNETGYTKRLRKIQQQQQQQQQQQLPPPPPPPLMRQTITRTLQPLMRPAMARQQDPLMIPLASLASRSALSSLGPGPSMAAGLPVNPSSVVVSDLPPAVSLSLRGEKPDGPFRDADAVLPPALMTAAELSKSSPLSISSLLEEKGYQVPVLRQPAIPSLLGPQGQSIPTTGHPMRAGALRRPGWELSNRGRPHSDRAQRTQAPSLPASAPVFVPVPPPPLYPPPPHALPLPPGVPPPQFPPQFPPGQPPSAGYTVPPPGYPPAPANMSSAWVPTAVPAAHSNTIPTTQAPPLSREEFYREQRRLKEEEKKKSKLDEFTNDFAKELMEYKKIQKERRRSFSRSKSPYSASSYSRSSYTYSKSRSGSSRSRSYSRSFSRSHSRSYSRSPPYQRRGKGKSRNYRSRSRSHGYHRSRSRSPPYRRYHSRSRSPVFRGQSPTKRTVPQGEAEREYFNRYREVPPYDMKAYYGRSVDFRDPFEKERYREWERNYREWYEKFYKGYAVGAQPRPPVSRENFSPERFGPPGTRRENSPYARGRREEYAAGQSHRNRNVAGNYPEKPGRESHGIKDPTKSKEKEVENPLGDGKGNKHKKHRKRRKGDENEGFPNVELLEGARKPREPVPAEDAKTDSLFMLPSRDDATPVRDEPMEADSIAFKPVSEKEKKEKDKPKAKVEKTKRKVEVASAPKKDSVAKPAKTSQEKADPDREKSPRTEPPVKKVKEELPKTDSVKSSSSQKDEKALGTPRKAHPKVTKDHPETRPAKEEKAKKEHPKEAKAEKPSSKEEKSKKPAEKSKLSDAKLEKRKRKAEEKADKEHEATSAKAYKPETAELKTSPKGKAEPEGEKGERTPEKDKAAFLNNPSKKIKLNRETGKKIVSGENVPPGKEGVEKPEPSSSKVKAEKTKGKARRKVTAADGASSTLVDYTSTSSTGGSPVRKPEEKPDTKRTVIKTLEEYNNDITAPAEDVIIMIQVPQSKWDKDDFESEEEDIKSTTQVPPSVGKPASVIKPVSAKAANPLKHTEKETEPLEKIQKAAKEASYESTQHDAKSSKSSVSSEKGKTKDRDHSLSDKDSSEKRKSSVQPEKEHSERTADQGNGKTVSQSSKDSRSSEKHESGRGSAAKDFTPNRDKKSDHDGSREHSSSKRRDEKSESARRKDSPSRIRDSTAAQKSKPREERVEAPKKGPAEAKRSSYSPPRERKPAEHKAAHDPKRPAEEHKPPDKNAGKEKEKEKEKEKHVPEVKSNKEKEAGGNKPPVKQDSPEVKAEKESVAGQGDKGAAKPKPPASSSAARLSSDLTRETDEAAFVPDYNESDSESNVSAKDEEAAGKTPKEAKEKAGDKAKEEAAAPAPAEQPEAGRSQSQSSPSVSRSRSHSPSESQTRSHSSSASSGESQDSKKKKKKKEKKKHKKHKKHKKHKKHVGNETELEKSQKHKHKKKKSKKSKDKEKDDQKVKSVTT, from the exons ATTGATGACTCTTCTGCATCTATTTCTCTGGCCCAGCTTACTaag ACTGCCAATCTGGCTGAAGCCAATGCTTCCGAGGAggataaaataaaagctatGATGACACAGTCTGGCCATGAATATGATCCAGTCAA TTACATGAAGAAACCCGTGGGGCCACCTCCACCCTCCTACACCTGTTTTCGCTGTGGCAAACCTGGGCACTACATAAAGAACTGTCCAACGAACGGG GACAAAAATTTTGAGTCTGTTCccagaattaaaaaaagcacaggaattCCAAGAAGTTTTATGATGGAGGTGAAGGACCCCAACACAAAGGGTGCCATGCTGACCAACACTGGGAAATATGCAATTCCAACCATAGATGC GGAAGCTTATGCTATAGGAAAGAAGGAGAAGCCTCCCTTCCTACCTGAGGagccatcctcctcctcagaaGAGGATGATCCTATTCCAGATGAGCTGTTGTGTCTCATTTGTAAGGATATAATGACGGATGCGGTTGTTATTCCCTGCTGTGGAAACAGTTACTGTGATGAAT GTATTagaacagcactgctggagtCTGAGGAACACACATGCCCTACCTGCCATCAGACAGATGTTTCTCCTGATGCTTTAATTGCCAACAAGTTTCTGCGCCAG GCTGTCAACAACTTCAAAAATGAAACCGGTTACACAAAAAGGCTGCGTAagattcagcagcagcagcagcaacagcagcagcagcagctgccgccgccaccgccgccgcccCTGATGCGGCAGACGATCACGCGCACCCTGCAGCCGCTGATGCGGCCGGCCATGGCCCGCCAGCAGGACCCGCTCATGATCCCGCTGGCCTCCCTGGCCTCCCGCTCCGCCCTCTCCTCCCTGGGCCCCGGGCCGTCCatggcagctgggctgcccgTCAACCCCTCTTCGGTGGTTGTCTCCGATCTCCCTCCAGCCGTGTCCCTCTCTCTCCGTGGGGAAAAGCCGGATGGACCTTTTCG GGATGCCGATGCTGTTTTGCCTCCTGCTCTGATGACTGCTGCTGAGCTTTCCAAATCTTCCCCTTTGTCAATCAGCAGTTTGTTGGAAGAGAAg GGCTATCAGGTTCCTGTGCTGAGACAACCAGCGATACCAAGTCTTCTGGGCCCTCAAGGACAATCAATACCTACAACTG GTCATCCAATGAGAGCTGGTGCACTTcgcaggccaggctgggagct TTCAAATCGAGGACGCCCGCACAGTGACCGTGCCCAAAGGACTCAGGCCCCATCACTGCCAGCATCAGCACCAGTCTTTGTGCCTGTGCCTCCACCTCCCTTGTATCCTCCACCACCCCatgctcttcctcttcctccgGGGGTACCACCACCACAGTTTCCTCCTCAGTTTCCACCTGGGCAGCCTCCATCCGCTGGGTACACTGTCCCCCCTCCCGGAtatcccccagctcctgcaaacATGTCATCAGCTTGGGTCCCAACAGCAGTGCCAGCGGCTCATTCAAACACCATCCCAACGACACAAGCACCTCCTCTCTCTAGGGAGGAGTTTTACAGAGAGCAACGGAGGCTTAAAGAGGA ggaaaagaaaaagtccaAACTTGATGAGTTTACAAATGATTTTGCTAAGGAATTGATGGAATATAAAAAGATTCAAAAGGAGCGTAGGCGTTCGTTTTCCAG gTCCAAGTCTCCCTATAGCGCTTCATCTTACTCTAGAAGCTCATACACCTACTCCAAGTCGCGCTCAGGTTCGTCGCGCTCCCGCTCCTACTCGCGCTCCTTCAGCCGCTCCCACTCCCGCTCCTACTCGCGGTCGCCGCCCTATCAGAGACGAGGCAAAGGGAAGAGCCGGAACTACCGCTCGCGCTCGCGCTCCCACGGCTATCaccgctcccgctcccgctcgcCCCCCTACAGGCGCTACCACTCCCGCTCCAGGTCTCCGGTGTTCCGGGGCCAGTCCCCCACCAAACGGACGGTGCCGCAGGGCGAGGCCGAGCGCGAGTACTTCAACCGCTACCGAGAGGTGCCCCCGTACGACATGAAGGCTTACTACGGCCGCTCGGTGGACTTCAGAGACCCCTTTGAGAAGGAGAGATACAGAGAGTGGGAGAGGAACTACAGAGAGTGGTACGAGAAGTTTTACAAGGGCTATGCCGTGGGCGCTCAGCCGCGGCCTCCGGTGAGCAGAGAGAACTTCTCTCCAGAACGGTTCGGCCCACCTGGGACCAGACGAGAGAATTCGCCGTATGCTCGGGGACGGAGGGAGGAGTatgctgctgggcagagccacagGAATCGTAATGTAGCTGGAAACTACCCTGAAAAGCCCGGGAGAGAGAGCCATGGCATCAAAGATCCTACAAAATCAAAAGAGAAGGAGGTGGAAAATCCACTGGGAGATGGCAAAGGCAATAAGCATAAAAAACACcggaagagaagaaaaggggaTGAGAATGAAGGATTTCCCAACGTCGAGCTGTTAGAAGGGGCAAGAAAACCAAGAGAGCCAGTTCCAGCAGAAGATGCTAAAACAGACTCTCTGTTCATGCTGCCAAGCAGGGATGATGCCACCCCTGTAAGGGATGAGCCCATGGAAGCGGATTCCATTGCTTTCAAGCCGGTgtctgaaaaggagaaaaaagagaaggataaGCCAAAAGCAAAGGTTGAGAAAACAAAGCGGAAAGTAGAAGTGGCATCTGCTCCCAAGAAAGACAGCGTAGCAAAACCAGCTAAAACTTCCCAGGAAAAGGCGGACCCCGATCGCGAAAAATCTCCTCGAACAGAACCTCCTGTGAAAAAAGTCAAGGAAGAGCTGCCAAAGACAGACAGTGTTAAATCCTCTTCCTCTCAGAAGGATGAGAAGGCTCTTGGTACACCACGGAAGGCTCATCCCAAAGTGACGAAGGATCACCCAGAAACCAGACCAGCCAAGGAGgagaaggcaaagaaagaaCATCCTAAGGAAGCCAAGGCAGAGAAGCCCTCCAGCAAGGAGGAGAAGTCAAAGAAACCTGCTGAGAAAAGCAAACTTTCTGATGCCAAacttgagaaaaggaaaagaaaagcagaggaaaaggctgaTAAAGAACATGAGGCCACTTCTGCAAAGGCCTATAAACCTGAAACTGCAGAATTGAAAACATCACCCAAGGGGAAGGCTGAGCCCGAGGGGGAGAAAGGAGAGCGGACGCCGGAAAAGgataaagctgcttttcttaACAACCCGTCCAAAAAGATTAAACTTAACcgagaaactggaaaaaagatTGTGAGTGGAGAAAACGTGCCACCTGGAAAAGAAGGTGTGGAGAAacctgagcccagcagcagcaaagttaAAGCGGAAAagacaaagggaaaagcaaggagGAAAGTGACGGCAGCTGATGGCGCTAGCTCGACTCTTGTGGATTACACCAG CACGAGTTCCACTGGGGGAAGCCCTGTCAGGAAGCCTGAGGAGAAGCCAGACACCAAACGAACTGTCATTAAGACCCTGGAGGAGTATAACAATGACATAACAGCCCCTGCTGAGGATGTCATTATCATGATCCAGGTCCCTCAGTCCAAGTGGGATAAAGATGACTTTGAGTCTGAAGAGGAAGACATCAAATCCACCACCCAGGTGCCCCCAAGTGTAGGAAAACCCGCCAGTGTTATCAAACCTGTGAGTGCAAAGGCAGCAAACCCCCTCAAACACACTGAAAAGGAGACAGAGCCTctggagaaaatacagaaagctgcaaaagaGGCAAGTTATGAAAGCACCCAACATGATGCCAAGAGTTCAAAAAGTTCCGTGTCGAGTGAAAAAGGTAAAACCAAAGACCGGGATCATTCTTTGTCAGACAAGGACAGTTCtgagaagaggaagagcagtGTTCAGCCAGAAAAAGAGCACTCGGAACGCACAGCTGAccaaggaaatggaaaaactgTATCTCAGTCTTCTAAAGACAGCAGATCTTCAGAGAAGCATGAGAGTGGCCGTGGCTCCGCTGCGAAGGACTTCACTCCCAACCGAGACAAGAAGTCTGACCAcgatggcagcagggagcatTCGAGTTCCAAGCGCAGAGACGAGAAGAGTGAGTCGGCACGGAGGAAAGACTCCCCATCCCGGATCAGAgactccacagcagcacagaagagcAAACCCAGAGAGGAGCGCGTGGAGGCGCCCAAAAAGGGCCCCGCGGAGGCCAAGAGGAGCAGCTACAGCCCCCCGCGGGAGCGCAAGCCCGCCGAGCACAAAGCTGCGCACGACCCCAAGCGCCCCGCTGAGGAGCACAAACCCCCAGATAAAAACGCGggcaaagagaaggagaaagagaaggagaaggagaagcacGTACCAGAAGTCAAGAGCAATAAGGAGAAAGAGGCAGGTGGGAATAAGCCACCGGTGAAGCAGGACTCGCCAGAAGTTAAAGCGGAGAAGGAGAGCGTGGCGGGCCAGGGCGACAAAGGCGCGGCGAAGCCAAAGCCGCCGGCGAGCAGCAGCGCCGCGCGCCTCTCGTCCGACCTCACCCGCGAGACCGACGAGGCCGCCTTCGTGCCAGACTACAACGAGAGCGACAGCGAGAGCAACGTGTCTGCAAAGGACGAGGAGGCTGCCGGGAAAACCCCCAAAGAGGCCAAGGAGAAGGCTGGGGATAAGGCGaaggaggaggcggcggccccggctccCGCCGAGCAGCCGGAGGCGGGCaggagccagagccagagcagccccagcgtCAGCCGCAGCCGCAGCCACAGCCCCTCCGAGAGCCAGACGCggagccacagcagcagtgccagctcaggggagagccaggacagcaagaaaaagaaaaagaagaaagagaagaagaagcaCAAGAAGCACAAGAAACATAAGAAGCATAAGAAACACGTgggaaatgaaacagaattgGAAAAGAGccaaaaacacaaacacaagaagaaaaaatcgaagaaaagcaaagataaaGAGAAAGACGACCAAAAAGTGAAATCTGTCACGACATAA
- the RBBP6 gene encoding E3 ubiquitin-protein ligase RBBP6 isoform X5 codes for MSCVHYKFSSKLNYDTVTFDGLHISLSDLKRQIMGREKLKAADCDLQITNAQTKEEYTDDSALIPKNSSVIVRRIPIGGVKATSKTYVMTPKSHKILETTFRSRSEPVSGTSKAIDDSSASISLAQLTKTANLAEANASEEDKIKAMMTQSGHEYDPVNYMKKPVGPPPPSYTCFRCGKPGHYIKNCPTNGDKNFESVPRIKKSTGIPRSFMMEVKDPNTKGAMLTNTGKYAIPTIDAEAYAIGKKEKPPFLPEEPSSSSEEDDPIPDELLCLICKDIMTDAVVIPCCGNSYCDECIRTALLESEEHTCPTCHQTDVSPDALIANKFLRQAVNNFKNETGYTKRLRKIQQQQQQQQQQQLPPPPPPPLMRQTITRTLQPLMRPAMARQQDPLMIPLASLASRSALSSLGPGPSMAAGLPVNPSSVVVSDLPPAVSLSLRGEKPDGPFRDADAVLPPALMTAAELSKSSPLSISSLLEEKGYQVPVLRQPAIPSLLGPQGQSIPTTGHPMRAGALRRPGWELSNRGRPHSDRAQRTQAPSLPASAPVFVPVPPPPLYPPPPHALPLPPGVPPPQFPPQFPPGQPPSAGYTVPPPGYPPAPANMSSAWVPTAVPAAHSNTIPTTQAPPLSREEFYREQRRLKEESKSPYSASSYSRSSYTYSKSRSGSSRSRSYSRSFSRSHSRSYSRSPPYQRRGKGKSRNYRSRSRSHGYHRSRSRSPPYRRYHSRSRSPVFRGQSPTKRTVPQGEAEREYFNRYREVPPYDMKAYYGRSVDFRDPFEKERYREWERNYREWYEKFYKGYAVGAQPRPPVSRENFSPERFGPPGTRRENSPYARGRREEYAAGQSHRNRNVAGNYPEKPGRESHGIKDPTKSKEKEVENPLGDGKGNKHKKHRKRRKGDENEGFPNVELLEGARKPREPVPAEDAKTDSLFMLPSRDDATPVRDEPMEADSIAFKPVSEKEKKEKDKPKAKVEKTKRKVEVASAPKKDSVAKPAKTSQEKADPDREKSPRTEPPVKKVKEELPKTDSVKSSSSQKDEKALGTPRKAHPKVTKDHPETRPAKEEKAKKEHPKEAKAEKPSSKEEKSKKPAEKSKLSDAKLEKRKRKAEEKADKEHEATSAKAYKPETAELKTSPKGKAEPEGEKGERTPEKDKAAFLNNPSKKIKLNRETGKKIVSGENVPPGKEGVEKPEPSSSKVKAEKTKGKARRKVTAADGASSTLVDYTSTSSTGGSPVRKPEEKPDTKRTVIKTLEEYNNDITAPAEDVIIMIQVPQSKWDKDDFESEEEDIKSTTQVPPSVGKPASVIKPVSAKAANPLKHTEKETEPLEKIQKAAKEASYESTQHDAKSSKSSVSSEKGKTKDRDHSLSDKDSSEKRKSSVQPEKEHSERTADQGNGKTVSQSSKDSRSSEKHESGRGSAAKDFTPNRDKKSDHDGSREHSSSKRRDEKSESARRKDSPSRIRDSTAAQKSKPREERVEAPKKGPAEAKRSSYSPPRERKPAEHKAAHDPKRPAEEHKPPDKNAGKEKEKEKEKEKHVPEVKSNKEKEAGGNKPPVKQDSPEVKAEKESVAGQGDKGAAKPKPPASSSAARLSSDLTRETDEAAFVPDYNESDSESNVSAKDEEAAGKTPKEAKEKAGDKAKEEAAAPAPAEQPEAGRSQSQSSPSVSRSRSHSPSESQTRSHSSSASSGESQDSKKKKKKKEKKKHKKHKKHKKHKKHVGNETELEKSQKHKHKKKKSKKSKDKEKDDQKVKSVTT; via the exons ATTGATGACTCTTCTGCATCTATTTCTCTGGCCCAGCTTACTaag ACTGCCAATCTGGCTGAAGCCAATGCTTCCGAGGAggataaaataaaagctatGATGACACAGTCTGGCCATGAATATGATCCAGTCAA TTACATGAAGAAACCCGTGGGGCCACCTCCACCCTCCTACACCTGTTTTCGCTGTGGCAAACCTGGGCACTACATAAAGAACTGTCCAACGAACGGG GACAAAAATTTTGAGTCTGTTCccagaattaaaaaaagcacaggaattCCAAGAAGTTTTATGATGGAGGTGAAGGACCCCAACACAAAGGGTGCCATGCTGACCAACACTGGGAAATATGCAATTCCAACCATAGATGC GGAAGCTTATGCTATAGGAAAGAAGGAGAAGCCTCCCTTCCTACCTGAGGagccatcctcctcctcagaaGAGGATGATCCTATTCCAGATGAGCTGTTGTGTCTCATTTGTAAGGATATAATGACGGATGCGGTTGTTATTCCCTGCTGTGGAAACAGTTACTGTGATGAAT GTATTagaacagcactgctggagtCTGAGGAACACACATGCCCTACCTGCCATCAGACAGATGTTTCTCCTGATGCTTTAATTGCCAACAAGTTTCTGCGCCAG GCTGTCAACAACTTCAAAAATGAAACCGGTTACACAAAAAGGCTGCGTAagattcagcagcagcagcagcaacagcagcagcagcagctgccgccgccaccgccgccgcccCTGATGCGGCAGACGATCACGCGCACCCTGCAGCCGCTGATGCGGCCGGCCATGGCCCGCCAGCAGGACCCGCTCATGATCCCGCTGGCCTCCCTGGCCTCCCGCTCCGCCCTCTCCTCCCTGGGCCCCGGGCCGTCCatggcagctgggctgcccgTCAACCCCTCTTCGGTGGTTGTCTCCGATCTCCCTCCAGCCGTGTCCCTCTCTCTCCGTGGGGAAAAGCCGGATGGACCTTTTCG GGATGCCGATGCTGTTTTGCCTCCTGCTCTGATGACTGCTGCTGAGCTTTCCAAATCTTCCCCTTTGTCAATCAGCAGTTTGTTGGAAGAGAAg GGCTATCAGGTTCCTGTGCTGAGACAACCAGCGATACCAAGTCTTCTGGGCCCTCAAGGACAATCAATACCTACAACTG GTCATCCAATGAGAGCTGGTGCACTTcgcaggccaggctgggagct TTCAAATCGAGGACGCCCGCACAGTGACCGTGCCCAAAGGACTCAGGCCCCATCACTGCCAGCATCAGCACCAGTCTTTGTGCCTGTGCCTCCACCTCCCTTGTATCCTCCACCACCCCatgctcttcctcttcctccgGGGGTACCACCACCACAGTTTCCTCCTCAGTTTCCACCTGGGCAGCCTCCATCCGCTGGGTACACTGTCCCCCCTCCCGGAtatcccccagctcctgcaaacATGTCATCAGCTTGGGTCCCAACAGCAGTGCCAGCGGCTCATTCAAACACCATCCCAACGACACAAGCACCTCCTCTCTCTAGGGAGGAGTTTTACAGAGAGCAACGGAGGCTTAAAGAGGA gTCCAAGTCTCCCTATAGCGCTTCATCTTACTCTAGAAGCTCATACACCTACTCCAAGTCGCGCTCAGGTTCGTCGCGCTCCCGCTCCTACTCGCGCTCCTTCAGCCGCTCCCACTCCCGCTCCTACTCGCGGTCGCCGCCCTATCAGAGACGAGGCAAAGGGAAGAGCCGGAACTACCGCTCGCGCTCGCGCTCCCACGGCTATCaccgctcccgctcccgctcgcCCCCCTACAGGCGCTACCACTCCCGCTCCAGGTCTCCGGTGTTCCGGGGCCAGTCCCCCACCAAACGGACGGTGCCGCAGGGCGAGGCCGAGCGCGAGTACTTCAACCGCTACCGAGAGGTGCCCCCGTACGACATGAAGGCTTACTACGGCCGCTCGGTGGACTTCAGAGACCCCTTTGAGAAGGAGAGATACAGAGAGTGGGAGAGGAACTACAGAGAGTGGTACGAGAAGTTTTACAAGGGCTATGCCGTGGGCGCTCAGCCGCGGCCTCCGGTGAGCAGAGAGAACTTCTCTCCAGAACGGTTCGGCCCACCTGGGACCAGACGAGAGAATTCGCCGTATGCTCGGGGACGGAGGGAGGAGTatgctgctgggcagagccacagGAATCGTAATGTAGCTGGAAACTACCCTGAAAAGCCCGGGAGAGAGAGCCATGGCATCAAAGATCCTACAAAATCAAAAGAGAAGGAGGTGGAAAATCCACTGGGAGATGGCAAAGGCAATAAGCATAAAAAACACcggaagagaagaaaaggggaTGAGAATGAAGGATTTCCCAACGTCGAGCTGTTAGAAGGGGCAAGAAAACCAAGAGAGCCAGTTCCAGCAGAAGATGCTAAAACAGACTCTCTGTTCATGCTGCCAAGCAGGGATGATGCCACCCCTGTAAGGGATGAGCCCATGGAAGCGGATTCCATTGCTTTCAAGCCGGTgtctgaaaaggagaaaaaagagaaggataaGCCAAAAGCAAAGGTTGAGAAAACAAAGCGGAAAGTAGAAGTGGCATCTGCTCCCAAGAAAGACAGCGTAGCAAAACCAGCTAAAACTTCCCAGGAAAAGGCGGACCCCGATCGCGAAAAATCTCCTCGAACAGAACCTCCTGTGAAAAAAGTCAAGGAAGAGCTGCCAAAGACAGACAGTGTTAAATCCTCTTCCTCTCAGAAGGATGAGAAGGCTCTTGGTACACCACGGAAGGCTCATCCCAAAGTGACGAAGGATCACCCAGAAACCAGACCAGCCAAGGAGgagaaggcaaagaaagaaCATCCTAAGGAAGCCAAGGCAGAGAAGCCCTCCAGCAAGGAGGAGAAGTCAAAGAAACCTGCTGAGAAAAGCAAACTTTCTGATGCCAAacttgagaaaaggaaaagaaaagcagaggaaaaggctgaTAAAGAACATGAGGCCACTTCTGCAAAGGCCTATAAACCTGAAACTGCAGAATTGAAAACATCACCCAAGGGGAAGGCTGAGCCCGAGGGGGAGAAAGGAGAGCGGACGCCGGAAAAGgataaagctgcttttcttaACAACCCGTCCAAAAAGATTAAACTTAACcgagaaactggaaaaaagatTGTGAGTGGAGAAAACGTGCCACCTGGAAAAGAAGGTGTGGAGAAacctgagcccagcagcagcaaagttaAAGCGGAAAagacaaagggaaaagcaaggagGAAAGTGACGGCAGCTGATGGCGCTAGCTCGACTCTTGTGGATTACACCAG CACGAGTTCCACTGGGGGAAGCCCTGTCAGGAAGCCTGAGGAGAAGCCAGACACCAAACGAACTGTCATTAAGACCCTGGAGGAGTATAACAATGACATAACAGCCCCTGCTGAGGATGTCATTATCATGATCCAGGTCCCTCAGTCCAAGTGGGATAAAGATGACTTTGAGTCTGAAGAGGAAGACATCAAATCCACCACCCAGGTGCCCCCAAGTGTAGGAAAACCCGCCAGTGTTATCAAACCTGTGAGTGCAAAGGCAGCAAACCCCCTCAAACACACTGAAAAGGAGACAGAGCCTctggagaaaatacagaaagctgcaaaagaGGCAAGTTATGAAAGCACCCAACATGATGCCAAGAGTTCAAAAAGTTCCGTGTCGAGTGAAAAAGGTAAAACCAAAGACCGGGATCATTCTTTGTCAGACAAGGACAGTTCtgagaagaggaagagcagtGTTCAGCCAGAAAAAGAGCACTCGGAACGCACAGCTGAccaaggaaatggaaaaactgTATCTCAGTCTTCTAAAGACAGCAGATCTTCAGAGAAGCATGAGAGTGGCCGTGGCTCCGCTGCGAAGGACTTCACTCCCAACCGAGACAAGAAGTCTGACCAcgatggcagcagggagcatTCGAGTTCCAAGCGCAGAGACGAGAAGAGTGAGTCGGCACGGAGGAAAGACTCCCCATCCCGGATCAGAgactccacagcagcacagaagagcAAACCCAGAGAGGAGCGCGTGGAGGCGCCCAAAAAGGGCCCCGCGGAGGCCAAGAGGAGCAGCTACAGCCCCCCGCGGGAGCGCAAGCCCGCCGAGCACAAAGCTGCGCACGACCCCAAGCGCCCCGCTGAGGAGCACAAACCCCCAGATAAAAACGCGggcaaagagaaggagaaagagaaggagaaggagaagcacGTACCAGAAGTCAAGAGCAATAAGGAGAAAGAGGCAGGTGGGAATAAGCCACCGGTGAAGCAGGACTCGCCAGAAGTTAAAGCGGAGAAGGAGAGCGTGGCGGGCCAGGGCGACAAAGGCGCGGCGAAGCCAAAGCCGCCGGCGAGCAGCAGCGCCGCGCGCCTCTCGTCCGACCTCACCCGCGAGACCGACGAGGCCGCCTTCGTGCCAGACTACAACGAGAGCGACAGCGAGAGCAACGTGTCTGCAAAGGACGAGGAGGCTGCCGGGAAAACCCCCAAAGAGGCCAAGGAGAAGGCTGGGGATAAGGCGaaggaggaggcggcggccccggctccCGCCGAGCAGCCGGAGGCGGGCaggagccagagccagagcagccccagcgtCAGCCGCAGCCGCAGCCACAGCCCCTCCGAGAGCCAGACGCggagccacagcagcagtgccagctcaggggagagccaggacagcaagaaaaagaaaaagaagaaagagaagaagaagcaCAAGAAGCACAAGAAACATAAGAAGCATAAGAAACACGTgggaaatgaaacagaattgGAAAAGAGccaaaaacacaaacacaagaagaaaaaatcgaagaaaagcaaagataaaGAGAAAGACGACCAAAAAGTGAAATCTGTCACGACATAA